The Lycium ferocissimum isolate CSIRO_LF1 chromosome 10, AGI_CSIRO_Lferr_CH_V1, whole genome shotgun sequence genome window below encodes:
- the LOC132035451 gene encoding uncharacterized protein LOC132035451, whose translation MEMEMGLKLTRVADELSSTEFQFARDRAGPLFQSTETDTMFILTVHLKGYTQENIKIDINEEGTIIAIRGEKPVEETVMVGWKLVKKDVEIRKFSKAFKIPDGVILDKIKARFDEEQSILTVKMPKKVKGILGVEFVEVREPEDLPIVAEKISKKVTFKEDMDKESTKKAEENQEKGKEIVQKVLKDPQVSQESDLKSPILPSNIRKPREVVEKHVVKDELVPQKDKELMPSVDSNIQNNNDMIQEKREPRINLVGESSSSRDEHKDDQASERANGISEEKSGEISRKNEDDDVPKRSSKICVPIVAGSALMLSLVVFVIHFIRTKNQSGKREG comes from the exons atggaaatggaaaTGGGACTCAAATTAACAAGAGTTGCAGATGAACTCTCCTCTACTGAATTCCAATTTGCAAGAGACAGAGCTGGCCCTCTTTTCCAATCTACAGAAACAGACACTATGTTCATCCTTACTGTCCATTTAAAAG GTTATACAcaagaaaatataaagattgATATTAATGAGGAAGGGACCATAATCGCGATAAGGGGTGAAAAGCCGGTTGAAGAAACTGTGATGGTGGGGTGGAAATTGGTCAAGAAAGATGtggaaattagaaaatttagtAAGGCTTTCAAAATTCCGGATGGGGTAATCTTGGACAAAATCAAGGCTAGATTTGATGAGGAACAATCCATATTGACAGTTAAAATGCCAAAGAAAGTGAAGGGAATTCTTGGAGTTGAGTTTGTAGAAGTTAGGGAGCCTGAAGATTTGCCAATTGTAGCTGAAAAGATTTCTAAAAAGGTCACATTTAAAGAAGATATGGATAAGGAGTCTACTAAAAAAGCAgaggaaaatcaagaaaaggggaaagaaaTTGTGCAAAAAGTATTAAAAGATCCTCAAGTGAGTCAAGAAAGTGACTTGAAATCACCTATTTTACCATCTAATATTCGAAAACCACGTGAAGTAGTTGAAAAACACGTTGTTAAGGATGAATTAGTTCCTCAAAAGGATAAGGAGTTAATGCCAAGTGTCGACTCAAACATCCAGAACAACAACGAtatgattcaagaaaaaagagagccTCGGATAAATCTCGTAGGTGAATCTTCGAGTTCGCGAGATGAGCATAAAGATGATCAAGCTAGTGAAAGAGCAAATGGAATTTCTGAAGAAAAGAGTGGTGAAATATCAAGGaaaaatgaagatgatgatgtgCCTAAGAGAAGCTCAAAAATTTGTGTCCCTATTGTTGCAGGCTCAGCCTTAATGTTATCTCTTGTTGTCTTTGTCATTCATTTCATCAGAACTAAGAATCAATCTGGGAAAAGAGAAGGTTAA
- the LOC132033895 gene encoding early nodulin-like protein 14: MGFVSMFCVFFFILGSLIFQLSQSATVVVDGVSQWKNPTAQIGDSIIFKHKYEYNLYIFQNQNAFNVCNFTQATLLTKSDSKSYTWHPSRPGTFYFSFNNNGSNTACLQGQKLAIKVSLSAPASSPEQSPVVAAPPVISGGSVSSSPAYPWPFQPTELTSPSPAPSVVALPANEPMVPEKGGDNIPFINSNPAVPLPTGEVDSATIRPLPASGSAHLNMQVVGFSAIQRAVCCALFLMLL, translated from the exons ATGGGATTTGTTTCCATGTTTTGTGTGTTTTTCTTCATTCTTGGAAGTTTAATCTTTCAGCTTTCTCAAAGTGCAACTGTAGTAGTTGATGGAGTTTCACAGTGGAAAAACCCAACAGCCCAAATTGGAGATTCTATTA ttttcaagCACAAGTATGAGTACAATCTCTACATTTTCCAGAACCAGAATGCATTCAATGTGTGCAACTTCACTCAAGCTACACTTCTTACTAAATCTGATTCCAAGTCCTATACT TGGCACCCATCAAGACCAGGTACATTTTACTTCTCATTCAACAACAATGGGTCAAACACAGCATGTTTACAAGGCCAAAAACTAGCAATCAAAGTTTCTCTTTCAGCTCCTGCTTCTTCGCCTGAGCAGTCACCGGTGGTAGCTGCTCCACCGGTGATATCTGGTGGCAGTGTGTCATCATCTCCAGCATATCCATGGCCATTTCAGCCAACAGAATTGACATCACCTAGCCCTGCACCAAGTGTTGTTGCGTTACCTGCAAATGAGCCAATGGTGCCTGAAAAAGGAGGTGATAATATTCCCTTTATTAATAGTAATCCTGCTGTTCCATTGCCTACTGGTGAAGTTGATTCTGCTACTATACGTCCTTTGCCTGCTTCTGGTTCGGCTCACCTTAACATGCAG GTGGTGGGGTTTTCAGCAATTCAAAGAGCTGTGTGTTGTGCACTTTTCTTAATGCTGCTTTAG